One window from the genome of Hoplias malabaricus isolate fHopMal1 chromosome X2, fHopMal1.hap1, whole genome shotgun sequence encodes:
- the LOC136677406 gene encoding uncharacterized protein: MSRERSLKENSRRKQDSIFNNLDRMEQIQESILKRIQSSIQNSAQALDQQSDRRLLGRFSEKDQMGVVDPIRRRPMLKPSPPLEPRRQKLTSLCRVRISNVAVVQESSPFGSQIPSIRLSTQRKICSSMSNFFDLDVDAPLLRYHSPERQGQHVQAEIAAQNVKPMSFSRHVPPRPPTPVNLVCHMRQKKVYYEPGSKIPKWEGFSTQRKKVSEFIRKQEEERKRKLKRLKLVYDGAERKAKFLLAKLHHDCQRTIMEEEMQLAKSLELYISHAFVPPPASAKLDRQYLTYVTPGSKVPTLKSHFRQRKAEEARVESAAVSSATNKAAVRQRSVAQGHAGPADKCAPSPVPVCQKEEAKAPVRPMTAPKAQLSQGMRDAGDFYPDQ; this comes from the exons ATGAGTAGAGAGCGTTCACTAAAAGAGAACAGCAGGAGAAAACAG GACTCCATCTTTAACAACCTAGATAGAATGGAGCAGATCCAGGAGTCCATCCTAAAACGGATCCAGAGCTCAATCCAGAATTCAGCACAAGCACTGGATCAGCAGTCCGACAGGAGACTCCTTGGAAGGTTCAGCGAGAAGGATCAAATGGGTGTTGTGGATCCCATTCGCCGTCGACCCATGTTGAAGCCTTCCCCACCACTGGAACCACGTCGACAAAAGCTGACGTCTCTTTGCAGGGTTCGAATCTCAAATGTGGCTGTTGTGCAGGAGAGCTCCCCCTTTGGGTCGCAGATACCCTCCATACGCCTCAGCACACAGAGGAAGATATGCAGCAGCATGTCTAATTTCTTTGATCTGGATGTTGATGCACCTTTACTGAGGTATCATTCCCCAGAGCGGCAGGGCCAGCATGTGCAGGCTGAAATAGCAGCTCAGAACGTAAAGCCCATGAGCTTCAGTAGGCATGTCCCACCCAGGCCGCCTACACCAGTAAACCTCGTCTGCCACATGCGACAGAAAAAGGTCTACTATGAACCAG GAAGCAAGATCCCAAAATGGGAAGGCTTCTCTACACAGAGGAAGAAAGTGTCTGAGTTCATCAGGAAGCAGGAAGAGGAAAG GAAGAGAAAGTTAAAGCGCTTGAAACTGGTGTATGACGGGGCAGAGCGTAAAGCAAAATTCCTGCTGGCCAAGCTACATCACGACTGCCAGAGAACCATCATGGAG GAGGAGATGCAGTTGGCCAAGTCTCTGGAGCTATACATTTCCCATGCATTTGTCCCTCCACCTGCTTCTGCCAAGCTAGATAGACAATACTTGACCTATGTGACACCAG GGAGCAAGGTGCCCACATTGAAAAGCCATTTTAGGCAGAGGAAGGCAGAGGAGGCTCGTGTGGAGTCCGCAGCTGTCAGCAGTGCAACGAACAAGGCTGCAGTTAGGCAGAGAAGTGTAGCACAGGGTCATGCAGGTCCAGCAGACAAATGTGCACCTTCACCTGTGCCTGTTTGCCAGAAGGAGGAAGCAAAGGCCCCTGTGAGGCCTATGACTGCCCCAAAGGCTCAGCTTAGTCAGGGAATGAGAGATGCTGGAGACTTCTACCCTGATCAGTGA